DNA sequence from the Candidatus Methylomirabilota bacterium genome:
AGCCTGGCCGGCATCGAGCGCCAGCTCACCCGTCCCTGGCAGCCGGCCGACGCTCAGCCCGACGAGCGGTCGGGGCGGGCGCTCATGGGCAATCTCGTGGTCGTTTGCCGGCACGACCGCGAGGAGGCCGAGATCGCGGAGGATCTCGTCGCCATCGTCTCGCAGTATCCGTCGCGCGTGCTCGTGCTCGTCGCCGACGCCGGGAACGAGGCCCCCGAGATCAAGGCCTCGGTCAGGATCTACGGCCGCCAGCGGGGAGCCTCCCGGCAGGTCTCGGGCGAGTGCGTCACCATCCGCGCGGGGGGCCCGGCCATTCCGCGGCTGCCCTCGGTGGTGCGCGCAATCTTACAAGGGGACCTGCCGAGCGCGCTCTGGTGGGCCACGCCCGAGGCGCCACCGCTCGCCGGCGAGCTGTTCGTGCAGCTCGCCGACCTGGTCGACCAGGTGATCTACGACAGCTTCGCCTGGACCGATCCGCTCCGGCAGCTCATCCTGACCGCCACCCGGGTGGGCGAGGACAGCCGCAAGGTAATGTCCGACCTCGCCTGGCGGCGCCCCAAGCTCTGGCGCCGCATCATCGCGCAGTCGCTCGATCCCCTGCGGGCGCCGGGCGCGCTCGAGACCATGAGCGAAGTCCACATCGAGCACGGGCCGCACGCGCTCACGCAGGCCTGGCTGCTCACGGGGTGGCTGGCCTTCCGCCTGGGGTGGCTCCCGCGCGGCGGCAAGGTGCTGCCGGGCCCGGAGGTGTCGTGGTCGTTCCAGTCCGCGCAGGGCACGCCGCGGGTCGAGATTCGACGCCGGCCCGAGGGCGAGCCGGATCTCCAGTCGATCCGGATCGTCACGCGGGTGAATGCGCGGCCGGTCACGTTCCAGTTCGCGTCGCCGACTCCCGGCCGGGTCAGCGTGTTCGCCGACGGGCTCTCCGATCAGACGCTCTGGCTGACCGGCCCCGTCTATACCCGCGGCCAGCTCGTGGCCCGCCAGCTGCCCGATCTCGCGCGCGACCGCCTCTTCCAGTCGAGCGTCGCGCTGGCGCGCACGATGGCCGAAACCGTCCTGTGAGGCGACCATGAGGGACGTTCGCCTGTCCGCGGACGCCGAGGCGCTGGGCCGGGCG
Encoded proteins:
- a CDS encoding glucose-6-phosphate dehydrogenase assembly protein OpcA, which translates into the protein SLAGIERQLTRPWQPADAQPDERSGRALMGNLVVVCRHDREEAEIAEDLVAIVSQYPSRVLVLVADAGNEAPEIKASVRIYGRQRGASRQVSGECVTIRAGGPAIPRLPSVVRAILQGDLPSALWWATPEAPPLAGELFVQLADLVDQVIYDSFAWTDPLRQLILTATRVGEDSRKVMSDLAWRRPKLWRRIIAQSLDPLRAPGALETMSEVHIEHGPHALTQAWLLTGWLAFRLGWLPRGGKVLPGPEVSWSFQSAQGTPRVEIRRRPEGEPDLQSIRIVTRVNARPVTFQFASPTPGRVSVFADGLSDQTLWLTGPVYTRGQLVARQLPDLARDRLFQSSVALARTMAETVL